One genomic segment of Acidimicrobiales bacterium includes these proteins:
- the radA gene encoding DNA repair protein RadA has translation MPALAKPRSQPYVCDSCTTPHPKWVGRCSSCSAWNSLIEVGESAGGRVSPADARPLSGLAPTGAEAVPTGLAEADRALGGGLVPGSVTLLGGEPGVGKSTLILQLAAARAQASSRVLLVSAEESASQVRLRAGRLGAVHDDLWLGDDRAVEGIVSQLDRLQPALLIVDSIQTVHLAADEGAPGSLSQVRACAHRLVVEAKTRGLAIVLVGHLTKDGSLAGPRTLEHVVDTVVELAGDRHHTLRLLRVVKHRFGPTDEIGLFEMGGDGLRSVDDPSRVFLADRALGVAGSVVLPAMEGHRPLLVEIQALVVRATTPHPRRSPQGLDVRRLSLLLAVLERRTEVDLGALDVYATVVGGVQVTEPAADLPLALARVSATTGRHLASDSVAVGEVGLGGEVRQV, from the coding sequence ATGCCCGCCCTGGCCAAGCCCCGTTCCCAGCCCTACGTCTGCGATTCCTGCACCACGCCCCACCCCAAGTGGGTCGGCCGGTGCTCCTCCTGCTCGGCCTGGAACTCCCTGATCGAGGTCGGCGAATCGGCTGGCGGTCGGGTTTCCCCGGCCGACGCCCGTCCGCTGTCCGGCCTAGCCCCGACCGGGGCGGAAGCCGTACCCACCGGCCTAGCTGAGGCCGACCGGGCCTTGGGTGGAGGCCTCGTACCTGGCTCGGTGACGCTCCTAGGGGGTGAGCCCGGAGTGGGCAAGTCCACCCTGATACTGCAACTGGCCGCTGCCCGGGCTCAGGCCAGTAGTCGGGTCCTCCTGGTAAGTGCCGAGGAGTCGGCCTCCCAGGTCCGGCTCCGGGCCGGGCGCCTGGGCGCTGTCCACGACGACCTGTGGCTGGGCGATGACCGGGCCGTGGAGGGGATCGTGTCCCAACTTGACCGCCTCCAGCCGGCCCTCCTCATCGTGGACTCGATCCAGACTGTCCACCTGGCCGCCGACGAAGGCGCTCCGGGATCCCTCAGTCAGGTCCGAGCCTGCGCCCACCGCCTTGTTGTGGAGGCCAAGACCCGAGGCCTGGCCATCGTGTTGGTCGGCCACCTCACCAAGGACGGCAGCCTGGCCGGACCTCGCACCTTGGAACACGTGGTTGACACAGTGGTGGAGCTGGCCGGGGACCGCCACCACACCTTGCGCCTGCTCCGGGTGGTCAAGCACCGGTTTGGTCCCACCGACGAGATCGGTTTGTTCGAGATGGGGGGCGACGGCCTGCGGTCCGTCGACGATCCCAGTCGGGTCTTCTTAGCCGACCGGGCCCTCGGCGTAGCCGGCTCGGTTGTCCTCCCGGCCATGGAGGGGCACCGGCCCCTGCTGGTTGAGATCCAGGCGCTGGTCGTACGAGCCACCACCCCGCATCCCCGCCGGTCCCCCCAGGGCCTCGACGTTCGCCGCCTCTCGCTCCTGTTAGCCGTGCTGGAACGTCGGACCGAGGTGGACTTAGGGGCGTTGGATGTCTACGCCACGGTGGTCGGGGGCGTGCAGGTGACCGAACCGGCCGCTGATCTTCCCCTGGCTCTAGCCCGGGTTTCGGCTACCACTGGGCGGCATCTGGCTTCCGACAGCGTGGCCGTCGGTGAGGTCGGGCTGGGCGGCGAGGTCCGCCAGGTG